The Lujinxingia vulgaris genome includes a region encoding these proteins:
- a CDS encoding adenylate/guanylate cyclase domain-containing protein: MAKVLYRDTRGIQRTLVLHNITRIGRHPEQDIQILDRVVSKEHAIIERNIEGHFVVRDGGSRNGTYLNGQLLEAPQLLNHNDTISVGATDIIFHEDPTDHRSRNKVTIHSDDLESHVRNRIAQDTRANFLPETQISDPKALRQDYEKLRIAHELGQSIGVETDLDILLEKILEKAFEIFPADHGVILLRLEGTDRLVPMVVRGRNEDVNVGDVRISRTILNEVIEEKQAVLSSDAMMDSRFSGSHSIILGNIRSTMSVPLLLEDRILGVIHLDSKVASGAFTEKDLEILSGFARQAAVLIEHHRLIKQMESEIVAREKLHRLLSPQLVEEVVSGRLELKKGGELRRATVMFADIRNFTAYSERHDPQHVVELLNEYFELMVDVIFKYEGTLDKFIGDEIMAVWGAPISHPDDTERAVRCALEMQQALQSFNARRQEGDGNTLSIGIGLNTGEVVAGYMGSTKSMDYTVMGDVVNTASRICSSAGPGEVVVGPLTFGDVAPMVVSEKLPPTRLKGKSEHVDLYRLRGLRNRPIHPTLRNMT, from the coding sequence ATGGCGAAGGTCCTCTATCGCGACACGCGTGGCATTCAACGCACGCTGGTCCTCCACAACATCACGCGAATTGGTCGCCACCCCGAGCAGGACATCCAGATCCTGGACCGGGTGGTCTCCAAAGAGCACGCGATCATTGAGCGCAATATCGAGGGCCACTTCGTGGTGCGCGATGGCGGCAGCCGCAATGGCACCTACCTCAACGGCCAGCTCTTAGAGGCGCCGCAGCTGCTCAACCACAACGACACGATCAGCGTGGGCGCCACCGATATTATCTTCCACGAAGATCCCACCGATCATCGCTCCCGCAACAAGGTCACCATCCACAGCGATGACCTGGAGAGCCACGTCCGCAACCGCATCGCGCAGGACACCCGGGCGAATTTTTTGCCCGAGACTCAGATCTCCGATCCCAAAGCGCTTCGCCAGGACTACGAAAAGCTGCGCATCGCCCACGAGCTGGGTCAGTCCATCGGCGTGGAGACCGACCTGGACATCCTGCTTGAGAAGATCCTGGAGAAGGCCTTTGAGATCTTCCCGGCAGACCACGGCGTGATCCTTTTGCGCCTGGAAGGCACAGACCGCCTGGTGCCCATGGTCGTGCGCGGACGCAACGAAGACGTCAACGTGGGCGATGTGCGCATCTCTCGCACCATCCTCAACGAGGTCATCGAAGAGAAGCAGGCCGTGCTCTCCTCCGATGCCATGATGGACAGCCGCTTCTCCGGCTCCCACTCCATCATCCTGGGCAACATCCGCTCCACAATGAGCGTGCCGCTGCTTCTCGAAGATCGCATCCTGGGGGTCATCCACCTCGACTCCAAGGTGGCCAGCGGCGCGTTCACCGAAAAAGATCTGGAGATCTTAAGTGGTTTTGCCCGCCAGGCCGCCGTGCTCATCGAGCACCACCGCCTGATCAAGCAGATGGAGAGCGAGATCGTCGCCCGCGAAAAGCTCCACCGCCTGCTCTCCCCCCAGCTCGTCGAGGAGGTCGTCAGCGGGCGGCTGGAGTTGAAAAAAGGCGGCGAGTTGCGCCGCGCCACGGTGATGTTCGCCGACATCCGTAACTTCACCGCGTACAGCGAGCGCCACGATCCGCAGCACGTCGTCGAGCTGCTCAACGAGTATTTTGAGCTGATGGTCGACGTGATCTTCAAATACGAGGGCACCCTCGATAAGTTCATCGGCGACGAGATCATGGCGGTCTGGGGCGCGCCCATCTCGCATCCCGACGACACCGAGCGCGCCGTGCGCTGCGCACTCGAGATGCAGCAGGCGCTGCAGAGCTTCAACGCGCGCCGCCAGGAGGGCGACGGCAACACCCTCTCCATCGGCATCGGGCTCAACACCGGTGAGGTTGTCGCCGGGTATATGGGCTCGACCAAGAGCATGGACTACACGGTGATGGGCGATGTGGTGAACACCGCCAGCCGCATCTGCTCCTCGGCCGGCCCCGGCGAAGTTGTGGTCGGACCGCTGACCTTTGGGGATGTGGCCCCGATGGTGGTCAGCGAGAAACTCCCGCCGACGCGCCTCAAAGGCAAAAGCGAACACGTCGACCTCTACCGGCTGCGCGGTCTGCGCAACCGCCCGATCCACCCGACGTTGCGAAATATGACCTGA
- a CDS encoding sigma-54-dependent transcriptional regulator: MDAHQARLLLVDDEVAHLKTLERLFLKEGYQVATATGGQEALDLLREQRFELVLTDLMMPDIDGMDLLKLVQALQPQAEVILMTAFGTVERAVQGMKEGAYDFVPKPIKRATILKAVRQALERQALVEENRELKARLADLEEERSVVGQAALMREAVDRVRQVAPSDATVLITGESGTGKELFARMIGRLSQRADKPFVAINCAALPESILESELFGYEKGAFTGATQRKIGRFEAADGGTLFLDEIGELSPQVQVKLLRVLQEGTFERLGSNTPTRVDVRVVAATHKDLEAELREGTFREDLYYRLNVIDIKIPPLRHRIEDVPLLSEHFLRRYNEKNRRQIAGFTAEALQAMEAYHWPGNVRELENVVERAVVLDRDERIDVDDLPAQLVERPAESRHITIPLGTSLEEIEKRVLHETLKMTQGDKKLAAKLLGIATRTIYRKL, from the coding sequence ATGGACGCACATCAAGCGCGCCTTTTGCTGGTCGACGATGAGGTCGCCCACCTCAAGACCCTGGAGCGCCTCTTCTTAAAGGAGGGCTACCAGGTGGCCACAGCCACCGGGGGGCAGGAGGCGCTGGATCTGTTGCGTGAGCAGCGCTTTGAGCTGGTGCTCACCGACTTGATGATGCCGGACATCGATGGGATGGATCTGCTCAAGCTGGTGCAGGCGTTGCAGCCCCAGGCCGAGGTGATCTTGATGACGGCTTTTGGCACGGTGGAGCGTGCGGTGCAGGGCATGAAGGAGGGGGCCTATGATTTTGTGCCCAAGCCGATCAAGCGCGCCACGATTCTAAAAGCGGTGCGCCAGGCCCTGGAGCGCCAGGCGCTGGTCGAGGAGAACCGCGAGCTCAAGGCGCGCCTGGCCGATCTGGAAGAAGAGCGCAGCGTGGTGGGGCAGGCCGCGTTGATGCGCGAGGCCGTCGATCGGGTGCGCCAGGTCGCGCCCAGCGACGCCACGGTGCTGATCACCGGCGAGAGCGGCACGGGCAAAGAACTTTTCGCGCGCATGATCGGGAGGTTGAGCCAGCGCGCCGACAAGCCCTTTGTGGCCATCAACTGCGCGGCGCTGCCGGAGTCGATCCTGGAGAGCGAGCTCTTCGGCTATGAGAAAGGGGCCTTTACCGGCGCCACCCAGCGTAAGATCGGGCGTTTTGAGGCCGCCGATGGCGGCACGCTCTTTCTCGATGAGATCGGCGAGTTGTCGCCGCAGGTGCAGGTCAAACTTTTGAGGGTGCTGCAGGAGGGGACGTTTGAGCGCCTGGGCTCCAACACGCCCACCCGGGTGGATGTGCGCGTGGTGGCCGCGACGCATAAAGATCTGGAGGCGGAGCTGCGGGAGGGGACCTTTCGCGAAGATCTTTACTACCGACTTAATGTCATCGACATCAAGATCCCGCCGCTTCGCCATCGCATTGAGGATGTGCCCCTGCTCAGCGAGCATTTTTTAAGGCGCTACAACGAGAAGAACCGCCGCCAGATCGCCGGGTTCACCGCCGAGGCGCTGCAGGCGATGGAGGCCTACCACTGGCCGGGCAACGTGCGGGAGCTTGAGAACGTGGTGGAGCGCGCCGTGGTGCTCGATCGCGACGAGCGAATCGATGTGGACGATCTGCCCGCGCAGCTTGTGGAGCGTCCGGCGGAGTCGCGCCATATCACCATTCCGCTGGGGACCTCGCTCGAAGAGATCGAAAAACGGGTGCTCCACGAAACGCTCAAGATGACTCAGGGCGACAAAAAACTCGCCGCCAAACTTCTGGGCATCGCCACGCGGACGATTTATCGCAAACTCTGA
- the gspC gene encoding type II secretion system protein GspC: protein MEAFFRKYQSAINLGLLGMGALLSALMVNGFVASQLAPFTVPEAPNYEAMRQQSERQSRQPDRGQSWKVDITERCLFGCPEVVDPNVCPDGCAEGEVCEAGQCVPAPEGGAVGDDVPVASDLNMTLSGVMVASNPRWSMALIKDNGQNKTMMVGVGDLIAEGAEVVEIRRDRVFVERNGQLEFVRMEGATTGDPSASTPRSSAGASRTPTAQRSPTVGQDAAVKGEPTNAASGVERQGPNSFKVDRSMVERQLSDPAALTRQARVMPNYRDGEPSGLRMVGVTPSSFYSQMGIRSGDIIQSVNGTPITNQRQALELLEKLRSENNVVIEVERRGRTEKMEYTIE, encoded by the coding sequence ATGGAAGCGTTTTTTCGAAAATATCAGAGCGCCATCAACCTGGGGTTGCTCGGGATGGGGGCGCTGTTGTCGGCGTTGATGGTCAATGGTTTTGTGGCCAGTCAGCTGGCGCCCTTTACGGTGCCGGAGGCGCCGAATTATGAGGCGATGCGCCAGCAGAGTGAGCGCCAGAGTCGCCAGCCCGATCGGGGGCAGAGCTGGAAGGTGGATATCACCGAGCGTTGCCTTTTTGGCTGCCCGGAAGTCGTCGACCCGAACGTGTGTCCGGACGGGTGCGCGGAGGGCGAGGTCTGTGAGGCGGGGCAGTGTGTGCCGGCTCCCGAGGGTGGCGCGGTCGGCGACGATGTGCCGGTGGCCAGCGACCTGAACATGACGCTGAGCGGGGTGATGGTTGCCAGCAACCCGCGCTGGTCGATGGCGCTGATCAAAGACAACGGGCAGAACAAGACGATGATGGTGGGCGTAGGTGATCTGATCGCCGAGGGCGCTGAGGTTGTGGAGATCCGCCGCGATCGCGTCTTTGTGGAGCGCAACGGCCAGCTGGAGTTCGTGCGTATGGAGGGGGCGACCACGGGCGATCCTTCGGCGAGCACGCCGCGCTCTTCGGCGGGCGCCTCGCGCACCCCGACCGCCCAGCGCAGCCCCACCGTCGGGCAAGACGCGGCGGTTAAGGGCGAGCCGACCAACGCGGCCAGCGGCGTGGAGCGCCAGGGGCCCAACTCCTTTAAGGTCGACCGCTCGATGGTGGAGCGTCAGCTCTCCGACCCGGCCGCGCTCACCCGACAGGCGCGCGTGATGCCCAATTATCGCGATGGTGAGCCCAGCGGGCTGCGTATGGTGGGGGTGACCCCGAGCAGCTTCTACTCGCAGATGGGTATCCGCAGCGGCGACATCATCCAGTCGGTTAACGGCACCCCGATCACCAATCAGCGCCAGGCGTTGGAGCTGCTCGAGAAGCTGCGCAGCGAGAACAACGTGGTCATTGAGGTCGAGCGGCGCGGGCGTACTGAGAAGATGGAGTACACGATTGAATAG
- the gspD gene encoding type II secretion system secretin GspD — protein MNQAVNESRSVVRRGAMVGAIVGALVLAAAPQAFAQGAASSDEPAVLERNSRGESGQVRPAQGQQDQAQGQRQEQSWQEQFNLPPNFDPGFRARRTPANTRVTIDFRQSSLEDVVKFFSGAMNINFIIADSLQANKTITIMAPEEITLAEGYRAFLAALSMNGLTVVPMGNFLKIVESGAAISEPQRAYEGGDVIPNEARMVTAIVPVERAEVGEIQEVITNFLSSSATVVPYGSSLIITENASNLRRIQSLVERLDQGEGASNLYVYRVLHADATEVSERLKEIFDSGDGGGASAQPQTAAQRRAAARARRAAANQNTEEAAASEGGTLDVQITEIIADERTNQLIIVSNERSFQRISEMIEILDVPTAVGGQVHVKFLEYASAEELSQTLSQLASGVQSQQNQRGGQNQRGAADAATVGSMLQGEVQITAYQPTNALVVVASPRDYVALERVIDQLDAPRRQVYVEAVIMEIGVDLDRQLEVGLTSGVTRDLDFLIPDDALASGAIESTQGFGLGQSNFGGLGGLTEGGPGASLGLLGPFLTVPGTSISLPAFALLMQASQTDNSINVLSTPSILTMDNEEAEIEVGDRIPIPRGLGSGGGLGSLLGLGGAATGATNNVNSALGGLGGLLGGGLLGGGLLNQFDYEDIGIMLRIVPQINESDYVRLEVNQEVSDLKGAGGLSDGAPPTRTLRNISTTVLVRDQSTIVIGGLMRDIENETINKVPFLGDIPVVGLLFRNTSTRTTKQNLILMLTPYIIEGEEDMQKIYERKMEERRELMRLFANRDMEYMATVNFQKKSGLIERMRQRLDNAVSEEEARQQVLEQFNDEGPRFRILGGSEAESAAPVEGSEAPAEGGQAPAEGGETPAAEQPAGEE, from the coding sequence GTGAACCAGGCAGTAAACGAGAGCAGGAGCGTCGTACGACGCGGCGCGATGGTTGGGGCGATCGTGGGAGCGCTGGTGCTGGCGGCCGCGCCGCAGGCCTTCGCCCAGGGGGCGGCCAGCTCCGATGAGCCGGCGGTGCTTGAGCGCAACTCCCGTGGGGAGTCCGGCCAGGTGCGCCCGGCCCAGGGCCAGCAGGATCAGGCCCAGGGGCAGCGTCAGGAGCAGAGCTGGCAGGAGCAGTTCAACCTGCCGCCGAACTTCGACCCGGGCTTTCGGGCGCGCCGCACTCCGGCGAACACGCGGGTGACGATCGACTTTCGTCAGTCCAGCCTGGAAGACGTGGTCAAGTTCTTCTCGGGGGCGATGAACATCAACTTCATCATCGCCGACAGTCTGCAGGCCAATAAAACCATTACGATCATGGCGCCCGAGGAGATCACGCTGGCCGAGGGCTACCGCGCGTTTCTGGCGGCGCTGAGCATGAACGGTCTGACGGTGGTGCCGATGGGCAACTTCCTGAAGATCGTGGAGAGCGGGGCGGCAATCTCCGAGCCCCAGCGTGCCTATGAGGGGGGCGACGTCATCCCTAATGAAGCGCGCATGGTCACCGCGATCGTGCCGGTGGAGCGGGCCGAGGTCGGTGAGATTCAGGAGGTGATCACCAACTTCCTCTCCTCGAGCGCGACGGTGGTGCCTTATGGCTCGAGCCTGATCATCACCGAGAACGCCTCGAACCTGCGCCGGATTCAGTCGCTGGTAGAGCGCCTCGACCAGGGCGAGGGCGCCTCAAATCTCTATGTGTACCGGGTGCTGCACGCCGATGCGACGGAGGTCTCCGAGCGGCTCAAAGAGATCTTCGACAGCGGAGACGGCGGCGGAGCCAGTGCCCAACCCCAGACCGCTGCCCAGCGTCGGGCCGCCGCGCGCGCTCGCCGCGCCGCGGCCAACCAGAACACCGAAGAGGCCGCGGCATCCGAAGGTGGTACGCTGGATGTGCAGATCACCGAGATCATCGCCGATGAGCGCACCAACCAGCTGATCATCGTCTCCAACGAGCGCTCCTTTCAGCGCATCAGCGAGATGATCGAGATCCTGGATGTGCCCACCGCCGTGGGTGGTCAGGTGCACGTGAAGTTTTTGGAGTACGCCAGCGCCGAAGAGCTCTCGCAGACCCTGAGCCAGCTGGCCAGTGGCGTGCAGTCGCAGCAGAACCAGCGGGGCGGCCAGAATCAACGGGGGGCCGCTGACGCTGCTACCGTCGGTTCGATGTTGCAGGGCGAGGTTCAAATCACGGCCTACCAGCCGACCAACGCGCTGGTGGTGGTGGCCTCGCCGCGCGACTACGTGGCGCTGGAGCGGGTGATCGACCAGCTCGATGCGCCGCGCCGCCAGGTCTACGTGGAGGCGGTGATCATGGAGATCGGCGTCGACCTCGACCGTCAGCTTGAGGTGGGTTTGACCAGCGGGGTTACCCGGGATCTGGACTTCTTGATCCCTGATGATGCGCTCGCGTCGGGGGCCATTGAGAGCACGCAGGGCTTCGGGCTGGGGCAGAGCAACTTTGGCGGTCTGGGTGGATTGACGGAGGGCGGGCCCGGCGCAAGTCTGGGGCTTCTGGGACCCTTTTTAACCGTGCCGGGGACCTCGATTTCTCTGCCTGCCTTCGCGCTGCTGATGCAGGCGAGTCAGACGGATAACTCGATCAACGTGCTGTCGACGCCCTCGATTCTGACGATGGATAACGAAGAGGCCGAGATCGAAGTGGGTGACCGCATTCCGATTCCGCGCGGGCTGGGGTCCGGTGGCGGTCTGGGAAGTTTGCTGGGGCTGGGCGGTGCTGCCACCGGAGCGACGAACAACGTCAACAGCGCGCTGGGAGGACTCGGCGGGCTGCTCGGCGGCGGATTGCTCGGCGGAGGGCTGCTGAACCAGTTCGACTACGAAGATATCGGGATCATGCTGCGCATCGTGCCGCAGATCAATGAGAGCGACTACGTGCGCCTTGAGGTCAACCAGGAGGTCAGCGACTTAAAAGGCGCCGGCGGTCTGTCGGACGGGGCGCCTCCGACGCGGACACTTCGCAACATCAGCACCACGGTGCTGGTGCGCGACCAGTCGACGATCGTTATCGGCGGGCTGATGCGGGACATCGAGAACGAGACGATCAACAAGGTCCCCTTCCTCGGGGACATCCCGGTGGTGGGTCTGCTCTTCCGCAACACCAGCACGAGAACGACCAAGCAGAACCTCATCCTGATGCTCACGCCCTACATCATCGAGGGTGAGGAAGACATGCAGAAGATCTACGAGCGCAAGATGGAGGAGCGCCGTGAGCTGATGCGTCTCTTTGCCAACCGCGACATGGAGTACATGGCGACGGTGAACTTCCAGAAGAAGAGCGGTCTGATTGAGCGGATGCGTCAGCGTCTGGACAACGCGGTCTCCGAAGAAGAGGCCCGCCAGCAGGTGCTTGAGCAGTTCAACGATGAGGGGCCACGCTTCCGCATCCTGGGCGGCTCTGAAGCCGAGAGCGCTGCGCCCGTCGAAGGCAGTGAGGCGCCGGCCGAGGGTGGTCAGGCGCCGGCCGAGGGCGGTGAGACCCCTGCCGCTGAGCAGCCCGCGGGCGAGGAGTAA
- the gspE gene encoding type II secretion system ATPase GspE yields the protein MYNRQPLGEILMQLGKLEPAGLQRGLKMQAEKGGRIGEVLRELELVSDEDVAMALSRQLDYPFEPKIEADAIDLMLLERLQLGWARDHGVLPFDVRRGHVLVATDDPLAVEVLDEVRFLTGMEALPVVVPTGALQEAINKAFDRKSRQLGAGLDELDEAENPHAEEASLDINDLLDAGDDDEAPVIRFVNSLFVQSVRERASDIHIEAGDKEITVRFRIDGVLKEVASPPKRFHSSIITRIKIMAGLNIAEKRLPQDGRIRIKMAGKDIDIRVATAPAVHGERITMRLLDKSAVLLNLRDIGMAEDHLRDMMRLIFRPHGIILVTGPTGSGKTTTLYSALSEINSPDKNILTIEDPVEYQLEGISQMQVNPKIQLTFAAGLRSYLRHDPDVIMVGEIRDVETAEMAIQASLTGHLVFSTLHTNDAAGAFTRLTDMGVEPFLVSSTVICSLAQRLVRRLCGECKVAYQPTAEELAEVGLTPAVVAERTGGHLFKPGEDSECPNCLGLGYKGRMGIYEIMRVEDEVRRLVMNRADAGTIKKEAGRQGMRSLRDDGALKILAGSTTIEEVMRVTQEDFVEA from the coding sequence ATGTATAACCGTCAGCCACTGGGTGAGATCTTGATGCAGTTGGGCAAGCTGGAGCCCGCCGGGCTGCAGCGCGGCCTGAAGATGCAGGCCGAGAAGGGCGGTCGCATTGGCGAGGTGCTGCGCGAGCTGGAGCTCGTCAGCGATGAGGATGTGGCCATGGCGCTCTCGCGCCAGCTTGACTACCCCTTTGAGCCCAAGATCGAAGCCGACGCCATCGACCTGATGCTGCTGGAGCGATTGCAGCTGGGGTGGGCGCGCGACCACGGGGTTTTGCCCTTTGATGTGCGCCGCGGGCATGTGCTGGTGGCCACCGATGATCCCCTGGCGGTGGAGGTGCTCGACGAGGTGCGCTTCCTGACCGGGATGGAGGCGCTGCCGGTGGTGGTGCCCACCGGGGCGTTGCAGGAGGCCATCAACAAGGCGTTCGACCGCAAAAGCCGCCAGCTTGGCGCAGGTCTCGATGAGCTCGATGAGGCGGAGAACCCGCACGCCGAAGAGGCCAGCCTGGACATCAACGACCTGCTCGACGCGGGTGATGATGATGAGGCGCCGGTCATTCGTTTTGTGAACAGCCTCTTTGTGCAGTCGGTGCGTGAGCGCGCCAGCGATATTCATATTGAGGCCGGCGATAAAGAGATCACGGTGCGTTTTCGCATCGACGGGGTGCTCAAAGAGGTGGCCAGCCCGCCCAAGCGTTTTCACTCCTCGATCATCACGCGCATCAAGATCATGGCCGGGCTGAACATCGCCGAGAAACGCCTTCCGCAGGATGGTCGTATCCGCATCAAGATGGCCGGCAAGGACATCGATATTCGTGTGGCGACGGCGCCGGCGGTGCACGGGGAGCGCATCACGATGCGTCTTCTCGATAAGTCGGCGGTGCTCTTGAACCTGCGCGACATCGGCATGGCCGAGGATCATCTTCGCGACATGATGCGGCTGATCTTTCGGCCCCACGGCATCATCCTGGTCACCGGCCCGACCGGTAGCGGTAAGACGACGACGCTCTACAGCGCGCTCAGCGAGATCAACAGCCCGGATAAGAACATCCTGACGATTGAAGACCCGGTCGAGTACCAGCTCGAGGGGATCAGTCAGATGCAGGTCAACCCGAAGATTCAGCTGACCTTTGCGGCCGGGTTACGCAGCTACCTTCGCCACGATCCGGACGTGATCATGGTCGGTGAGATCCGTGACGTGGAGACGGCGGAAATGGCCATTCAGGCGTCTTTGACCGGTCACCTCGTCTTCTCGACCCTGCACACCAACGACGCGGCCGGTGCGTTTACGCGTCTGACCGACATGGGCGTGGAGCCCTTCCTGGTGAGCTCGACGGTGATTTGCTCGCTGGCGCAGCGCCTTGTGCGCCGGCTCTGCGGGGAGTGCAAGGTGGCCTACCAGCCCACCGCCGAGGAGCTCGCCGAGGTGGGGCTGACGCCGGCAGTGGTGGCCGAGCGCACCGGTGGGCATCTCTTTAAGCCGGGCGAAGACAGCGAGTGTCCCAACTGCCTGGGGCTTGGCTACAAGGGGCGAATGGGCATCTACGAGATCATGCGTGTGGAAGATGAGGTGCGCCGGCTTGTGATGAACCGGGCGGACGCCGGGACGATCAAGAAGGAGGCGGGGCGTCAGGGCATGCGCAGTCTGCGCGATGACGGCGCGCTGAAGATTCTGGCGGGAAGCACCACCATCGAAGAGGTGATGCGCGTGACCCAGGAAGACTTTGTGGAGGCGTAA
- the gspF gene encoding type II secretion system inner membrane protein GspF encodes MPVYEYKGLNKAGKTVKGILDAESQNALRQALVARGIFVTEVFEGKGSRSAGGSGDVDFRKMLERVTLSDIAVLTRQMATLIRAGIPLVEALNALTDQAEKDELKRTLSDVRRKVNEGSSLANALSDHPKHFSNLYINMVKAGESSGNLDMVLSRLTDFLDAQIELRGKVIGAMIYPVLMMVVGIVVLGLIFTFVIPKVTAIFEDQGAALPWITSVLIGISNILSGYWFVVFPLLIGLVVGFVQWKRTEKGTRQWDRFILKTPVVGPLVRMIAISRFASTLATLLASGVPLLTAMDIVKNILGNTRLVEVIEDARVNIREGESIAQPLKRSGEFPPLVTHMIAVGEASGQLEEMLENVAISYTQQTDIRIQAMTKILEPIMIVGLGVAVAVIVFAVMMPILKLNQTVM; translated from the coding sequence ATGCCGGTTTACGAATACAAAGGGCTGAATAAGGCCGGGAAGACGGTCAAGGGGATTCTCGACGCCGAGAGCCAGAACGCGCTTCGCCAGGCGTTGGTGGCGCGCGGGATCTTTGTGACCGAGGTCTTCGAGGGCAAAGGCTCCAGGTCGGCCGGCGGCAGCGGCGATGTGGACTTTCGCAAGATGCTCGAGCGGGTCACGCTCAGCGACATCGCCGTGCTCACCCGTCAGATGGCCACCCTGATTCGCGCGGGCATTCCGCTGGTGGAGGCGCTCAACGCGCTGACCGACCAGGCCGAGAAGGATGAGCTCAAGCGCACGCTCAGCGATGTGCGCCGCAAGGTCAATGAGGGCTCCAGCCTGGCCAACGCGCTGAGCGACCACCCCAAACACTTCAGCAACCTCTATATCAACATGGTTAAGGCCGGGGAGAGCTCGGGTAACCTGGATATGGTGCTCAGCCGCCTGACGGACTTCCTCGATGCGCAGATCGAGCTTCGGGGCAAGGTCATCGGCGCGATGATCTACCCGGTGTTGATGATGGTGGTGGGCATCGTGGTGCTGGGGCTGATCTTTACCTTTGTGATCCCCAAGGTCACCGCGATCTTTGAGGATCAGGGCGCGGCGCTGCCCTGGATCACTTCGGTGCTCATCGGGATCAGCAATATCCTGAGCGGGTACTGGTTTGTGGTCTTTCCGCTTTTGATCGGCCTTGTGGTGGGCTTTGTGCAGTGGAAGCGCACCGAGAAGGGCACCCGTCAGTGGGACCGCTTTATTTTGAAGACGCCCGTGGTCGGGCCGCTGGTGCGCATGATCGCCATCTCGCGCTTTGCCAGCACGCTGGCCACGCTGCTGGCCAGCGGCGTGCCCCTTTTGACGGCGATGGACATCGTCAAAAACATCCTGGGGAACACGCGCCTGGTCGAGGTGATTGAAGATGCGCGGGTGAACATCCGAGAGGGTGAGAGCATCGCGCAGCCGCTGAAGCGCTCCGGGGAGTTTCCGCCGCTGGTCACGCACATGATCGCGGTGGGTGAGGCCTCCGGGCAGCTCGAAGAGATGCTGGAGAATGTGGCGATCAGCTACACCCAGCAGACCGACATCCGCATTCAGGCGATGACCAAGATTCTGGAGCCGATCATGATCGTGGGGCTGGGTGTGGCGGTGGCGGTGATCGTGTTTGCGGTGATGATGCCGATTCTCAAGCTCAATCAGACGGTGATGTGA
- a CDS encoding type II secretion system protein GspG, whose product MKMKTMKRREEMVRAAASIKSARGMTLVEIMIVITIMASIMGVVGVFVFGAIDRANERTASIEIQQLNQLVNSFYLTTTPNRLPNELEEMTQGAAPLTKDIPTDPWGNDYIYVKSGNRDFEIFSVGPDGSEGTEDDVRAE is encoded by the coding sequence ATGAAGATGAAGACGATGAAGCGACGCGAAGAGATGGTTCGGGCGGCGGCCAGCATCAAGTCGGCCCGCGGGATGACGCTGGTGGAGATCATGATCGTGATCACGATCATGGCCTCGATCATGGGCGTGGTCGGTGTGTTTGTGTTCGGCGCGATTGACCGCGCCAACGAGCGCACCGCGTCCATCGAGATTCAGCAGCTCAACCAGCTGGTCAACTCCTTCTACCTGACGACCACGCCGAACCGGCTCCCCAACGAGCTCGAAGAGATGACCCAGGGCGCCGCACCCCTGACCAAAGACATCCCCACCGATCCCTGGGGCAATGACTACATCTACGTGAAGAGCGGCAACCGTGACTTTGAGATCTTCAGCGTGGGGCCTGACGGCAGCGAAGGCACCGAAGATGACGTGCGCGCGGAGTAA
- a CDS encoding type II secretion system protein GspG, with protein sequence MNTRRRQDEVVRALAGVTSARGMVPVPTMMVVGFIAAVFLGFAGVFVFGAMCSRPPERDAYREIRQLRQLVNTFYLTSSPNRLPNELDELTQGAAPLTKNIFPDPWGNPYIYHIKGEREFEIYSAGRDGKAGTEDDVCADHLFCQDAQEHSQEMR encoded by the coding sequence ATGAACACGAGACGCCGACAGGATGAGGTGGTTCGGGCGCTGGCCGGCGTGACGTCGGCGCGTGGGATGGTGCCGGTGCCGACCATGATGGTGGTCGGCTTCATCGCGGCTGTCTTCCTGGGCTTCGCCGGTGTGTTCGTGTTCGGCGCGATGTGCTCCAGACCTCCTGAACGCGACGCGTATCGCGAGATTAGGCAGCTCAGGCAGCTAGTGAACACCTTCTACCTGACGAGCTCACCGAACCGCCTGCCCAACGAGCTCGACGAGCTGACGCAAGGAGCGGCGCCGCTGACCAAAAACATTTTCCCCGACCCCTGGGGTAATCCCTACATCTACCACATTAAGGGTGAGCGTGAGTTTGAGATCTATAGTGCCGGGCGAGATGGCAAGGCAGGCACCGAAGATGATGTGTGTGCTGACCACCTTTTTTGTCAGGACGCCCAAGAGCACAGCCAGGAGATGAGATGA